Proteins encoded together in one Pectinophora gossypiella chromosome 20, ilPecGoss1.1, whole genome shotgun sequence window:
- the LOC126376185 gene encoding uncharacterized protein LOC126376185 isoform X1: MERDEVDDTGFANVSGSDNQALNPTILEYYKKFGRKRDLEQYFSLSTAQGEVKDPTSLFWRRMKSQTDSSDSGEKSRESSLEVCRISIRCSAPDTDAPSSQDENPKTKSDTESPPIIIEEVPPDTTRHTDDEYAKSDDNNSQKSLDAVLDTSMIKALSPSSSITSQRKLEWDSLADVGYANESDKKTSASSLSTLERLALKQQYSNNDSKEENLMGNPTAHSTPVDDNDKPKGKRGSKTTKIYRRDVEFVEFNMPHSSNANLSQSINVNLTKHISFNVEKDGGVSVENVKKDVSVSPEKASTESKVTDVKMDKQIQTSLIKTKDESIEAPKSFQLYGQAVPVLINLNTLKKRIRKKKVRTVKKKVRTKKKYNLDKENLPVHEKSGEQVSEAESFEYMPGHIYNQNQLNQQPAQTSQAAGNKSSLESSGAVTTDSSKGSKLSFTRDLEKSIKLLKTALHKRYNDSELKDKLIKEVVERLLKSSYRDDETTTDFLSGLSYSSKKLGLGESHTTTSTSDANNTAEKNKRPKKSILRVDKFNPNAIASTSQSAPNIPSVSNSEKLVASRLAKALTSSNTESDVSSKDKSSPDTAFAKTSSEELYQKYLDALRRENAYKKHLRDKELFLKQKLVSSDTAFNIPVCLDPKSQSRIKELMNDLTRNNYDDGSGDASKLEGGLGSNLDLRYGVPRNQRSHSVFTLSSSGNSDPNRKSNLKKSEMKDSPKAGHSREVKEEKHYCCCPHHNKMGVTDSSVQVNIKCGSEKTSPRQEIEPKPCRCGQTCCQSSPRPITRIVSDNSTGDIKYVCLCNNNVAEKDSSENVMIYKCSRLTNKGIQSQCAPALQPDKCPARSRNKCDHTNFAKFSKCSQTNLKVCTAPIDEDKETVCIHEAVRIIQTDISIDPKISDPILSDIKIVKPCDCVKLVRERYRQVSKSSIASDANVQPDYNALTSCPCSEASVATPSTSSSCSKTKGERLRDNRAGPIIKETVDAEIQSTVDIPTADAQTVEDNYTIPIQGTNIVLKVSVGPNAVRVLETLENVDSGANMNPVEHNIVSVLKRNNNAVATDAINTAENATCLTEECSKGVQSQNDDIFSQFDTKQSLLRALFTSDEYPNLQSTSAVNSRRPLLRAKTSTCIVTTAQKDFSTVPSQQQKSMETMTERSNTYPKSQQHVQFDRQELAPGMIQQIPMGVFRFQGPEGVTYDKLYMKDRDSEPKRNRNTENQTQSISCNVGTSQSDIDEITEPVKRKPVDDNEKDQCGISRGVSCGESSYDFYLNLAAQDSKISKCCCPQDSLCQCERGDVSVCRNQKSVCTGPETPLQTIEERYYSEDASEPHASKASLNPYEDSNKKTVLCGPDSSPSTSAFVEAYSLNKGKEIRDQGCGCDISGPCKGECGEDAVCRQRDLDVYKGDASGNQRAGVEIYFANEYPDRAAPKDLYYLKDSARKQTSCGCSTSGPCKGECGEDAACRKRKVESSHDSLDRPINYRDSELAALKDGYYSKESARKQTSCGCSTSGPCKGECGEDAACRKRKVEGCHDSLNHPNYRDSEFAALRDAYHSKESARKQTSCGCSTSGPCKGECGEDAACRKQKIEGSHDSLNDPINYRDSEFAALKDAYYSKESARKQTSCGCSPSGPCKGECGEDAACRKRKIEGSHVSLDRPIDYRDSAERVYHTNEGADTGSDSLHRQPVNEGNRYANTYPYSTKTGHFPDDDKETKQEDSHNPSHLPFVYCDSDKAKDHAIKSSRSQNLQQNIIGDHKSKYTVTEKKESAYIETQVKGKGDEKKPKPTKEKSENSKDLIMNVIQDITNRYSKKYTEKTQRKKCFKEIISLLSYLLDTEDSTDTETIREIKNMITASSSSELDFACHLKKDKTETEDTVSEYENKRRPKSPTHRSKSPKSRPTSPTRSKPSKSRPTSPTSECAKPPKSRGSSPSCAKPPKSRSTSPKSRPKSPTTKEMKSVGTSNDAEDVFMTSSNSYYHETKRLVHKGIQISTKKSKSSKFYTESSDVPKSTDITYTSSDSATCKVLNKIRKECEKYHQKRCKAHNNATKKCECTSTTSLSCDQCKRVHHCICRTHKCKGHRPKSVSEKPKKKCVAYNLIIQTSESMISEETKLDKNLRPLKNIIVKVPPKRRPLDDVPHKLLSSPRASVKGQRSRSLPNENYVSSTDDGTKTQVFTVRDYLEKNRPDFVDQTMQRQNCLKILSEARANERAIQRELLSMQVQMDGEPSMKSLSESDLRKLARKLGLELRHRQVPPKFISEHDMKKHSEKIYKKLPEVLKKKEDLKKENIKKTNLLMASIFKKNLQKKVLHGSVNLSNYSTVIKI, from the exons ATGGAAAGAGATGAGGTGGATGACACGGGTTTCGCTAATGTTTCTGGGAGTGACAATCAAGCGTTGAACCCAACAATTCTCGAATATTATAAGAAGTTTGGAAGGAAGAGAGATTTGGAACAGTATTTTTCTTTATCGACGGCACAGGGTGAGGTTAAGGATCCTACGAGCTTGTTTTGGAGAAGAATGAAGTCGCAGACTGATTCTTCGGACTCTGGTGAGAAATCCAGGGAATCTTCCTTGGAAGTGTGTAGAATTTCGATTCGATGTTCTGCACCGGACACTGACGCACCTAGTTCACAG GATGAGAATCCAAAAACAAAAAGTGACACGGAATCACCGCCAATCATCATAGAAGAAGTTCCACCGGACACTACCAGACATACAGATGACGAATATGCAAAGTCTGATGACAATAATTCTCAGAAAT CACTTGATGCCGTGCTCGACACGTCAATGATAAAGGCGCTGTCACCATCAAGCAGCATCACATCTCAGAGGAAACTTGAATGGGATTCATTAGCAGATGTTGGTTACGCTAATGAAAGTGACAAGAAGACTTCAGCATCCAGCTTGAGCACATTAGAAAGGCTGGCATTGAAACAACAATATTCCAACAATGATTCCAAAGAAGAAAATCTTATGGGAAACCCTACAGCACACTCCACGCCtgttgatgataatgataaaccCAAAGGCAAAAGAGGCTCTAAAACTACAAAAATATATCGACGGGATGTGGAATTCGTCGAATTTAACATGCCACACAGTTCAAATGCGAATCTATCACAGTCAATTAATGTCAATTTAACTAAGCATATTTCTTTTAACGTGGAAAAAGATGGCGGCGTGTCAGTCGAAAATGTGAAGAAAGATGTTTCTGTGTCGCCTGAGAAAGCATCTACAGAATCAAAGGTGACTGATGTAAAAATGGACAAACAAATACAAACTTCACTGATCAAAACTAAGGATGAATCTATTGAAGCTCCTAAATCATTCCAACTTTATGGCCAAGCAGTACCTGTATTGATAAATTTGAATACACTTAAAAAGAGAATTAGGAAGAAAAAGGTGAGGACTGTAAAGAAGAAAGTTAGAACTAAAAAGAAGTATAATCTTGATAAAGAGAATTTGCCTGTCCATGAAAAGAGTGGAGAGCAAGTTTCTGAAGCTGAGAGCTTTGAATATATGCCTGGACATATTTATAATCAAAACCAATTGAATCAGCAACCAGCACAGACAAGCCAAGCTGCTGGCAACAAGTCTAGCTTAGAGTCTAGTGGTGCTGTCACAACAGATTCAAGTAAGGGATCAAAGCTCTCTTTTACTAGAGACTTAGAGAAAAGCATCAAATTACTTAAAACTGCTTTACATAAACGCTACAATGATTCGGAATTGAAAGACAAATTGATCAAAGAAGTAGTGGAAAGGTTATTGAAATCAAGTTATAGAGATGACGAAACAACAACAGATTTTTTATCTGGTTTGAGTTATAGCAGTAAGAAGCTGGGATTGGGAGAGAGTCATACTACTACAAGCACTTCCGACGCAAACAATACCGCGGAAAAAAACAAGCGACCAAAGAAATCTATTTTGAGGGTTGATAAGTTCAATCCTAATGCTATTGCGTCTACATCGCAAAGCGCTCCCAATATACCATCTGTATCTAACAGTGAGAAACTTGTGGCTTCTCGCCTTGCTAAAGCGTTGACTTCATCTAACACTGAATCTGATGTTTCTAGTAAAGACAAATCTTCACCTGATACTGCATTTGCTAAGACTTCTTCAGAAGAATTGTACCAGAAATATTTAGACGCTTTAAGGAGAGAGAATGCTTACAAGAAACATTTGAGAGACAAAGAGCTGTTTTTGAAGCAGAAATTAGTTAGTTCAGACACAGCTTTCAACATTCCGGTGTGCCTTGACCCTAAAAGTCAATCTAGGATTAAAGAATTGATGAATGACCTGACCAGAAACAATTATGATGATGGTTCTGGAGATGCCAGTAAACTAGAAGGTGGTTTAGGATCGAATTTGGACCTTCGATATGGTGTCCCAAGGAATCAGAGAAGTCATTCAGTTTTTACTCTTTCTTCTTCAGGAAATTCTGATCCTAATAGAAAatctaacttaaaaaaaagtgaaatgaaAGATTCGCCTAAAGCGGGTCACAGTAGAGAAGTTAAAGAGGAAAAACATTATTGCTGTTGTCCTCATCATAATAAAATGGGCGTTACAGACAGTTCTGTGCAGGTAAATATAAAGTGTGGAAGCGAGAAAACTTCACCAAGACAAGAGATAGAACCTAAGCCGTGCAGATGTGGCCAGACATGCTGTCAGTCATCCCCGAGGCCTATAACTCGTATAGTGTCTGACAACAGCACAGGCGATATAAAATATGTGTGCTTGTGCAATAATAATGTTGCAGAAAAAGACTCGTCTGAAAATGTTATGATTTACAAGTGTTCCCGTTTGACTAACAAGGGTATTCAGTCTCAATGTGCTCCAGCTCTGCAGCCAGACAAATGCCCAGCAAGATCACGAAATAAATGTGACCACACGAACTTTGCTAAATTTTCAAAATGTTCTCAAACTAATTTAAAAGTGTGCACTGCACCAATCGACGAAGATAAAGAAACAGTTTGCATTCACGAAGCTGTAAGAATCATCCAGACTGATATTAGTATTGACCCTAAAATCTCTGATCCAATTCTATCTGATATCAAAATTGTTAAACCGTGTGACTGTGTGAAGTTAGTTCGAGAACGGTATAGACAAGTATCAAAATCCAGCATTGCAAGTGACGCTAACGTGCAACCTGACTATAATGCTCTCACAAGTTGTCCTTGTAGCGAAGCCTCTGTGGCTACGCCTAGTACTTCTAGCTCTTGTAGTAAAACAAAGGGCGAAAGATTGAGAGACAACAGGGCAGGGCCTATTATAAAAGAGACAGTCGATGCAGAGATTCAATCTACCGTAGATATACCTACGGCTGACGCTCAAACCGTTGAAGATAATTATACAATACCCATACAAGGTACAAATATCGTACTTAAGGTTAGCGTAGGCCCGAATGCAGTCAGAGTCCTCGAAACCTTAGAAAACGTGGATTCTGGGGCCAATATGAACCCAGTTGAACACAATATTGTTAGTGTCTTAAAAAGGAATAACAATGCAGTCGCAACTGATGCTATTAATACTGCTGAGAATGCTACTTGTTTGACCGAGGAATGTTCTAAAGGCGTTCAGTCCCAAaatgatgatattttttctcaattcgataCTAAACAGAGTTTGTTGAGAGCTTTATTTACTAGTGACGAATATCCAAATCTTCAGAGTACATCAGCAGTAAACAGTCGTAGGCCGCTACTGAGGGCAAAGACGTCTACATGCATTGTTACTACCGCACAAAAAGATTTCTCTACCGTACCGTCACAACAACAGAAGTCGATGGAAACTATGACAGAAAGAAGTAATACATATCCTAAAAGTCAACAACACGTCCAATTTGATAGACAGGAATTGGCTCCAGGTATGATCCAACAAATACCCATGGGAGTTTTTAGATTTCAAGGCCCGGAAGGCGTAACATACgataaattatatatgaaaGACAGAGATTCTGAGCCTAAACGAAACAGAAACACGGAAAACCAAACACAATCTATTAGCTGTAATGTTGGTACTAGTCAAAGTGATATCGATGAGATTACGGAACCTGTAAAACGAAAACCTGTTGATGATAATGAGAAGGATCAATGTGGAATTTCTCGAGGAGTCTCTTGTGGAGAATCATCATACGACTTTTATCTTAATTTAGCGGCGCAAGATTCAAAGATAAGCAAATGTTGTTGTCCTCAAGATAGCCTTTGTCAGTGCGAACGTGGGGATGTTTCTGTGTGTAGGAACCAAAAATCTGTTTGTACCGGACCTGAAACACCCCTTCAAACAATCGAGGAACGATATTATTCTGAAGATGCTTCTGAGCCTCATGCTTCGAAAGCTAGTTTGAACCCGTATGAAgatagtaataaaaaaacagttcTTTGTGGACCAGACTCGTCGCCTTCAACATCAGCTTTTGTAGAAGCTTATTCTTTAAACAAAGGCAAGGAAATTCGTGATCAGGGATGTGGATGTGATATAAGTGGTCCTTGTAAAGGAGAATGCGGGGAGGATGCTGTATGTAGACAACGTGATTTGGATGTTTATAAAGGTGATGCATCAGGCAATCAGCGTGCTGGCGTTGAGATATATTTTGCAAATGAATATCCCGATCGCGCTGCTCCGAAAGATCTTTACTATCTAAAAGACAGCGCTCGTAAACAAACCTCTTGTGGTTGTTCCACAAGTGGCCCTTGTAAAGGCGAATGTGGAGAGGACGCAGCATGTAGAAAACGAAAAGTGGAAAGCTCCCATGATTCATTGGATCGTCCTATTAATTACCGAGACTCCGAACTCGCTGCTCTAAAAGATGGTTACTACTCAAAAGAAAGCGCTCGTAAGCAAACCTCTTGTGGTTGTTCTACAAGCGGCCCTTGCAAAGGCGAATGTGGAGAGGACGCAGCATGTAGAAAACGAAAAGTGGAAGGCTGCCATGATTCTTTGAATCATCCTAACTACCGAGATTCCGAATTTGCTGCTCTGAGAGATGCTTACCACTCGAAAGAAAGCGCTCGTAAGCAAACTTCTTGTGGTTGTTCCACAAGTGGCCCTTGCAAAGGTGAATGTGGAGAGGATGCAGCATGTcgaaaacaaaaaatagaaGGCTCCCATGATTCATTGAATGATCCTATTAACTACCGAGATTCCGAATTTGCTGCTCTGAAAGATGCTTACTACTCGAAAGAAAGCGCTCGTAAGCAAACTTCTTGTGGTTGTTCCCCAAGTGGCCCTTGCAAAGGTGAATGTGGAGAGGACGCAGCATGTAGAAAACGAAAAATAGAAGGCTCCCATGTTTCATTGGATCGTCCTATTGATTACAGAGACTCTGCGGAAAGAGTTTATCATACAAATGAAGGCGCAGACACTGGGTCTGATTCATTACACAGGCAACCGGTAAATGAAGGTAATCGTTATGCAAATACATATCCGTACTCTACTAAAACTGGTCACTTTCCTGATGATgacaaagaaacaaaacaaGAAGATTCCCATAATCCATCGCATCTTCCTTTTGTTTATTGTGACTCTGATAAAGCTAAAGACCATGCTATAAAATCCTCGCGTAGTCAAAATTTACAACAAAACATTATTGGTGATCATAAATCGAAATATACTGTTacggaaaaaaaagaaagtgcTTATATTGAAACGCAAGTTAAGGGCAAGGGGGATGAAAAAAAGCCGAAACCAACTAAGGAAAAGTCGGAAAATAGTAAAGATCTCATAATGAACGTTATTCAAGACATAACAAATCGGTATTCTAAAAAATACACCGAAAAGACTCAGCGCAagaaatgttttaaagaaattatATCATTATTGAGTTATTTATTGGACACGGAAGACAGCACGGATACAGAGACAATTAGGGAAATTAAAAACATGATCACTGCAAGTAGCAGTTCGGAACTAGATTTTGCTTGTCATTTAAAGAAAGATAAGACGGAGACTGAAGATACCGTTAGTGAATATGAGAATAAACGACGTCCAAAATCTCCCACACATCGTTCAAAATCACCTAAATCTCGACCAACATCTCCTACTCGCTCGAAACCATCTAAGTCGCGACCAACATCACCTACATCTGAATGTGCAAAACCACCTAAGTCTCGAGGATCATCACCTAGTTGTGCAAAACCACCAAAGTCTCGATCAACATCACCTAAGTCTCGACCAAAATCACCTACTACAAAAGAAATGAAATCGGTTGGAACTTCCAATGATGCAGAAGATGTTTTTATGACATCCAGTAATTCTTATTACCATGAAACAAAGCGGTTAGTTCATAAAGGCATTCAGATATCgacaaaaaaatcgaaatctaGTAAATTCTATACCGAGTCTTCAGATGTGCCGAAATCTACAGACATTACATACACATCTTCGGATTCAGCGACTTGCAAAGTTCTGAATAAGATCAGGAAAGAATGTGAGAAATATCACCAGAAGCGATGCAAAGCTCATAATAATGCTACGAAGAAATGTGAGTGTACAAGCACGACTTCCCTAAGTTGCGATCAGTGTAAGCGCGTGCATCATTGTATATGTAGAACGCACAAATGCAAAGGGCATAGACCGAAGAGCGTCTCTGAGAAACCGAAGAAGAAATGTGTTGCTTACAATTTGATTATACAGACTTCAGAGAGCATGATCAGTGAAGAGACTAAGTTGGACAAAAATTTGAGGCCTTTGAAAAACATTATTGTGAAAGTGCCACCGAAGCGTAGGCCGTTAGATGATGTACCACATAAGCTACTGAGTAGTCCACGGGCTAGTGTAAAGGGGCAGAGATCCAGGAGTCTTCCCAATGAGAATTACGTGTCTAGTACTGACGATGGTACGAAGACGCAAGTGTTCACCGTTAGAGACTACTTAGAAAAGAATCGTCCTGACTTCGTCGATCAAACCATGCAGCGGCAGAATTGTTTGAAGATTTTAAGCGAGGCTAG GGCAAATGAACGCGCGATCCAACGTGAACTGTTGTCTATGCAAGTGCAAATGGATGGGGAACCGTCAATGAAGTCTCTCAGCGAGTCCGACTTGCGGAAACTGGCCCGCAAACTCGGCCTCGAACTACGTCATAGACAag TACCGCCAAAATTTATCAGTGAACATGATATGAAGAAACACTCCgagaaaatatacaaaaaactgCCAGAAGTGTTGAAGAAGAAGGAAGATCTTAAGAAGGAGAATATTAAGAAGACCAATTTGCTGATGGCCAGTATATTTAAAAAG